A window of Peromyscus eremicus chromosome 7, PerEre_H2_v1, whole genome shotgun sequence contains these coding sequences:
- the Jam3 gene encoding junctional adhesion molecule C has translation MALSRRLRLRLCARLPDFFLLLLFRGCLIEAVNLKSSNRNPVVHEFESVELSCIITDSQTNDPRIEWKKIQDGQTTYVYFDNKIQGDLLGRSDVFGKTSLRIWNVTRKDSAIYRCEVVAVHDRKEVDEITIELIVQVKPVTPVCRVPKAVPVGKMATLLCQESEGYPRPHYSWYRNDVPLPTDSRANPRFHNSSFLVNSETGMLVFNAVHKDDSGQYYCIASNDAGASRCEGQDMEVYDLNIAGIIGGVLVVLIVLVLITMAICCAYRRGCFINNKQDGESYKSPGKHDGVNYIRTNEEGDFRHKSSFVI, from the exons GCTGCTTGATAGAGGCAGTGAATCTCAAATCCAGCAACCGAAACCCAGTGGtacatgaatttgaaa GTGTGGAATTGTCTTGTATCATTACGGACTCACAGACAAATGACCCTAGAATTGAATGGAAGAAAATCCAAGATGGCCAAACCACATATGTGTATTTTGACAACAAGATTCAAG GGGACCTGCTAGGTCGTTCAGATGTGTTTGGAAAAACGTCATTAAGGATCTGGAATGTGACACGGAAGGACTCAGCCATCTATCGCTGTGAGGTCGTTGCTGTACATGACCGAAAAGAAGTTGATGAGATTACCATTGAGTTAATTGTGCAAG TGAAGCCAGTGACCCCTGTCTGCAGAGTCCCGAAGGCTGTGCCCGTAGGCAAGATGGCGACACTGCTGTGCCAGGAGAGCGAGGGCTATCCCCGGCCTCACTACAGCTGGTACCGCAACGACGTGCCACTGCCCACAGACTCCAGAGCCAATCCCAGGTTCCACAATTCCTCCTTCCTTGTGAACTCAGAGACAGGCATGCTG GTTTTCAATGctgtccacaaggatgactctgGGCAGTACTACTGCATTGCTTCCAATGATGCAGGCGCATCCAGGTGTGAGGGGCAGGACATGGAAGTCT ATGATCTGAACATTGCTGGGATTATTGGCGGAGTCCTGGTTGTCCTTATTGTTCTTGTTCTGATCACAATGGCCATCTGCTGTGCATACAGACGCGGCTGCTTCATCAACAATAAACAAGATGGAGAAAG TTATAAGAGTCCAGGGAAGCATGACGGAGTTAACTACATTCGGACAAATGAGGAG GGTGACTTCAGACACAAATCGTCCTTTGTTATCTGA